In Octopus bimaculoides isolate UCB-OBI-ISO-001 chromosome 14, ASM119413v2, whole genome shotgun sequence, the following are encoded in one genomic region:
- the LOC106875856 gene encoding protocadherin-18 isoform X2, whose protein sequence is MKIHTYIFLFLPNLSLCIDITYQVEEGQRPDTYIGNIAADIQLENIPLKDRALIWFSQLKEGVNDTLWLFNVSRTGKLYTAQQLDTEALCKYNTECFRTVDIAVQNKESFVKILEIKVILKDVNDHRPEFPEDHVKIEFSEDDRKGVRRSIANAIDKDVGIQNSQIVYWMKNEHGQPFSLSVSKKIDGTAKLGIILEQRLDREMEDNYDIQIVAKDQGFPPKQTILNVHISITDVNDNPPRFAKNVYNVSLNNGFRKNKPITILSATDLDSGENGKISYYFGSKTSNNAKSYFKLVKETGEIFLIQKYFSGSKKMHKLFIEAVDGGIPPLSSTAMVLVNIINQQNNIPKIEVKFVSQSSGNKLTISEGIKVGSFIAFVKIIDDDIGQNGEVDCFLHHDKLQLQSLGKMKYKVIVKSEIDRETESHIEFDITCKDRGSPSLQTQSQFSIEVVDINDVRPMFTKDTFKFLAYENEKSNFLVGFINATDPDLGPENKLYYSLFSKDQYVLPFEISDFGFISTTQSLDREQQEIYKFQVSVKDSGIPPLNNTANVIVKVMDENDNVPYFTFPSVNPFSLDVHYHPQINKDITVLRASDRDSHVNAFLTYEIVKGNDKQLFNVNPHSGVLSFSRPVYQNDAGSYDLGFVVRDSGTPVLSATTTVFLTLTVSNSTSQLYTAQHTESDDMIHISLVVIIVIAAVIISTAIVVSIIVCIVQRQNQREVQYGYRIDANNDLVGERRPSEYICEPISPKYDIPFTIVGDQVSNRNCQITVPKRETHSGYKSEPNLEGSASGFQMQTITKGDSQVANYAKLNNHRTQTRHLVFPGILT, encoded by the coding sequence atgaagatacatacatatatattcctcttcCTTCCAAATCTCTCCTTGTGCATAGATATCACTTATCAAGTAGAGGAAGGGCAAAGACCTGATACATATATTGGAAATATCGCTGCAGACATACAGTTGGAAAACATACCTTTAAAAGACCGTGCATTAATTTGGTTCAGTCAACTAAAAGAGGGTGTTAATGACACATTATGGTTATTTAATGTCTCAAGAACTGGGAAACTTTACACAGCCCAACAACTAGATACTGAAGCTCTTTGCAAATACAATACTGAATGCTTCAGGACAGTTGACATTGCTGTTCAAAATAAGGAATCATTTGTAAAAATTCTTGAAATCAAAGTTATATTAAAAGACGTCAATGATCACCGTCCAGAGTTCCCTGAGGATCATGTAAAGATAGAATTTTCTGAAGATGATCGCAAAGGGGTAAGACGTTCAATAGCAAATGCCATTGACAAAGATGTTGGAATTCAGAACTCACAAATTGTTTACTGGATGAAGAATGAACACGGACAGCCATTTAGTTTATCTGTGTCCAAGAAAATAGATGGGACAGCTAAACTTGGAATAATTTTGGAGCAAAGACTTGATAGAGAAATGGAAGATAATTATGACATACAGATAGTAGCCAAGGACCAAGGATTTCCTCCAAAACAAACTATTTTAAATGTCCACATTTCCATAACGGATGTTAATGATAATCCACCACGTTTTGCTAAAAATGTTTACAATGTTTCACTCAATAATGGATTTAGGAAAAACAAACCCATTACCATATTATCTGCAACGGATTTAGATAGTGGCGAAAATGGTAAAATATCATATTATTTTGGCTCCAAAACATCTAACAATGCTAAATCATATTTCAAATTAGTTAAAGAAACAGGTGAGATTTTCCTTATCCAAAAGTATTTCTCAGGATCCAAGAAAATGCACAAGTTGTTTATTGAAGCTGTAGATGGGGGTATTCCACCTTTGAGTTCTACAGCAATGGTTTTAGTAAATATCATAAATCAACAAAATAACATACCCAAAATTGAGGTaaaatttgtttcccaatcatCTGGAAACAAATTGACAATATCTGAAGGAATAAAAGTAGGCAGTTTTATAGCCTTTGTTAAGATCATAGATGATGACATTGGTCAGAATGGAGAAGTTGACTGTTTCCTTCATCATGACAAACTTCAACTTCAAAGTTtaggtaaaatgaaatataaagttataGTTAAAAGTGAAATTGATAGAGAAACTGAAAGTCACATTGAATTTGATATAACTTGCAAAGATAGAGGTTCTCCTTCATTACAAACTCAGAGTCAATTTTCAATTGAAGTAGTGGATATCAATGATGTAAGGCCTATGTTTACCAAAGATACTTTTAAATTTTTGgcctatgaaaatgaaaaatcaaaCTTCCTTGTTGGATTTATAAATGCCACTGATCCAGACCTGGGACCAGAAAATAAACTCTATTATTCACTCTTCAGTAAGGATCAATATGTTCTTCCATTTGAAATTTCTGATTTTGGATTTATTTCAACAACACAATCTTTAGATCGTGAGCAACAAGAGATCTATAAATTTCAAGTTTCTGTAAAAGACAGTGGAATACCACCGTTAAACAACACTGCAAATGTTATTGTTAAAGTCATGGATGAGAATGACAACGTACCATACTTTACTTTCCCTAGTGTTAACCCCTTCAGTCTAGATGTCCACTATCATCCACAAATTAACAAAGACATCACAGTACTAAGAGCCTCTGACAGAGACAGTCATGTGAATGCTTTCCTGACATATGAAATTGTCAAAGGCAATGACAAACAGTTGTTTAATGTAAACCCACATTCTGGAGTATTGTCTTTCTCTCGTCCAGTTTACCAAAATGATGCTGGCTCATATGACCTTGGTTTTGTGGTCAGAGACAGTGGGACTCCAGTATTATCAGCAACCACTACAGTATTTCTGACTCTAACAGTCAGCAACAGCACTTCTCAGCTTTACACAGCTCAACACACTGAGTCAGATGATATGATACATATCAGTTTAgtagtaataattgtaatagCTGCTGTGATAATATCTACAGCTATTGTAGTTTCTATAATAGTCTGTATTGTTCAAAGACAGAATCAAAGAGAGGTCCAGTACGGTTACCGGATTGATGCAAACAATGATTTAGTTGGAGAACGAAGGCCATCAGAATATATATGCGAACCTATTTCACCAAAATATGACATTCCATTTACTATAGTAGGAGACCAAGTTAGTAATAGAAACTGTCAAATTACAGTACCCAAAAGGGAAACCCATTCAGGATATAAATCAGAACCTAATCTAGAAGGTTCTGCTTCTGGATTTCAAATGCAGACCATAACAAAAGGAGATAGTCAg
- the LOC106875856 gene encoding protocadherin-18 isoform X3, whose translation MKIHTYIFLFLPNLSLCIDITYQVEEGQRPDTYIGNIAADIQLENIPLKDRALIWFSQLKEGVNDTLWLFNVSRTGKLYTAQQLDTEALCKYNTECFRTVDIAVQNKESFVKILEIKVILKDVNDHRPEFPEDHVKIEFSEDDRKGVRRSIANAIDKDVGIQNSQIVYWMKNEHGQPFSLSVSKKIDGTAKLGIILEQRLDREMEDNYDIQIVAKDQGFPPKQTILNVHISITDVNDNPPRFAKNVYNVSLNNGFRKNKPITILSATDLDSGENGKISYYFGSKTSNNAKSYFKLVKETGEIFLIQKYFSGSKKMHKLFIEAVDGGIPPLSSTAMVLVNIINQQNNIPKIEVKFVSQSSGNKLTISEGIKVGSFIAFVKIIDDDIGQNGEVDCFLHHDKLQLQSLGKMKYKVIVKSEIDRETESHIEFDITCKDRGSPSLQTQSQFSIEVVDINDVRPMFTKDTFKFLAYENEKSNFLVGFINATDPDLGPENKLYYSLFSKDQYVLPFEISDFGFISTTQSLDREQQEIYKFQVSVKDSGIPPLNNTANVIVKVMDENDNVPYFTFPSVNPFSLDVHYHPQINKDITVLRASDRDSHVNAFLTYEIVKGNDKQLFNVNPHSGVLSFSRPVYQNDAGSYDLGFVVRDSGTPVLSATTTVFLTLTVSNSTSQLYTAQHTESDDMIHISLVVIIVIAAVIISTAIVVSIIVCIVQRQNQREVQYGYRIDANNDLVGERRPSEYICEPISPKYDIPFTIVGDQVSNRNCQITVPKRETHSGYKSEPNLEGSASGFQMQTITKGDSQLLIN comes from the coding sequence atgaagatacatacatatatattcctcttcCTTCCAAATCTCTCCTTGTGCATAGATATCACTTATCAAGTAGAGGAAGGGCAAAGACCTGATACATATATTGGAAATATCGCTGCAGACATACAGTTGGAAAACATACCTTTAAAAGACCGTGCATTAATTTGGTTCAGTCAACTAAAAGAGGGTGTTAATGACACATTATGGTTATTTAATGTCTCAAGAACTGGGAAACTTTACACAGCCCAACAACTAGATACTGAAGCTCTTTGCAAATACAATACTGAATGCTTCAGGACAGTTGACATTGCTGTTCAAAATAAGGAATCATTTGTAAAAATTCTTGAAATCAAAGTTATATTAAAAGACGTCAATGATCACCGTCCAGAGTTCCCTGAGGATCATGTAAAGATAGAATTTTCTGAAGATGATCGCAAAGGGGTAAGACGTTCAATAGCAAATGCCATTGACAAAGATGTTGGAATTCAGAACTCACAAATTGTTTACTGGATGAAGAATGAACACGGACAGCCATTTAGTTTATCTGTGTCCAAGAAAATAGATGGGACAGCTAAACTTGGAATAATTTTGGAGCAAAGACTTGATAGAGAAATGGAAGATAATTATGACATACAGATAGTAGCCAAGGACCAAGGATTTCCTCCAAAACAAACTATTTTAAATGTCCACATTTCCATAACGGATGTTAATGATAATCCACCACGTTTTGCTAAAAATGTTTACAATGTTTCACTCAATAATGGATTTAGGAAAAACAAACCCATTACCATATTATCTGCAACGGATTTAGATAGTGGCGAAAATGGTAAAATATCATATTATTTTGGCTCCAAAACATCTAACAATGCTAAATCATATTTCAAATTAGTTAAAGAAACAGGTGAGATTTTCCTTATCCAAAAGTATTTCTCAGGATCCAAGAAAATGCACAAGTTGTTTATTGAAGCTGTAGATGGGGGTATTCCACCTTTGAGTTCTACAGCAATGGTTTTAGTAAATATCATAAATCAACAAAATAACATACCCAAAATTGAGGTaaaatttgtttcccaatcatCTGGAAACAAATTGACAATATCTGAAGGAATAAAAGTAGGCAGTTTTATAGCCTTTGTTAAGATCATAGATGATGACATTGGTCAGAATGGAGAAGTTGACTGTTTCCTTCATCATGACAAACTTCAACTTCAAAGTTtaggtaaaatgaaatataaagttataGTTAAAAGTGAAATTGATAGAGAAACTGAAAGTCACATTGAATTTGATATAACTTGCAAAGATAGAGGTTCTCCTTCATTACAAACTCAGAGTCAATTTTCAATTGAAGTAGTGGATATCAATGATGTAAGGCCTATGTTTACCAAAGATACTTTTAAATTTTTGgcctatgaaaatgaaaaatcaaaCTTCCTTGTTGGATTTATAAATGCCACTGATCCAGACCTGGGACCAGAAAATAAACTCTATTATTCACTCTTCAGTAAGGATCAATATGTTCTTCCATTTGAAATTTCTGATTTTGGATTTATTTCAACAACACAATCTTTAGATCGTGAGCAACAAGAGATCTATAAATTTCAAGTTTCTGTAAAAGACAGTGGAATACCACCGTTAAACAACACTGCAAATGTTATTGTTAAAGTCATGGATGAGAATGACAACGTACCATACTTTACTTTCCCTAGTGTTAACCCCTTCAGTCTAGATGTCCACTATCATCCACAAATTAACAAAGACATCACAGTACTAAGAGCCTCTGACAGAGACAGTCATGTGAATGCTTTCCTGACATATGAAATTGTCAAAGGCAATGACAAACAGTTGTTTAATGTAAACCCACATTCTGGAGTATTGTCTTTCTCTCGTCCAGTTTACCAAAATGATGCTGGCTCATATGACCTTGGTTTTGTGGTCAGAGACAGTGGGACTCCAGTATTATCAGCAACCACTACAGTATTTCTGACTCTAACAGTCAGCAACAGCACTTCTCAGCTTTACACAGCTCAACACACTGAGTCAGATGATATGATACATATCAGTTTAgtagtaataattgtaatagCTGCTGTGATAATATCTACAGCTATTGTAGTTTCTATAATAGTCTGTATTGTTCAAAGACAGAATCAAAGAGAGGTCCAGTACGGTTACCGGATTGATGCAAACAATGATTTAGTTGGAGAACGAAGGCCATCAGAATATATATGCGAACCTATTTCACCAAAATATGACATTCCATTTACTATAGTAGGAGACCAAGTTAGTAATAGAAACTGTCAAATTACAGTACCCAAAAGGGAAACCCATTCAGGATATAAATCAGAACCTAATCTAGAAGGTTCTGCTTCTGGATTTCAAATGCAGACCATAACAAAAGGAGATAGTCAg